gaaaaataGTGAGCGTAAAAAGTTAagagatatattttttttaaaggaaaaaaaggagaaaaagctTCGACAGAAGGAAGAAGATGGTGAGCGCAATGACAATGAAGAGGAGAAGGAGAAAGACGTTGAGGCCAAGGAGAGCAATGAAGATGAGGAAAATTACATGGGCAAGGAGAAGAAAATTAGTGAGCacaaaaagataaaagaaatgTTTTTTCCAAaggaaaagaaggagaaaaagccACGACAAAAGGAAGATTTTGAGCCCAAGGAGCACAATGACAacgaggaggagaaggagaaagaCGCTGAACCCAAGGAGAACAATGACGATGAGGAAAATGACATGGGCAAGGAGAAGAAAAATAGCGAGCacaaaaagataaaagaaagatTTTTTTCCAAGGACAAGAAGGAGAAAAAACCCCGACAGAAGGATGAAGATGTTGATGCCAAGGAGCGGAATGGcgatgaagaagaaaatgagagaTGTAGCACTCACAAAGACAAAAAAGAAAGTTTGTTTTTTAGGGCAAAAAAGGAGATGAAACTCCGACACAAGGAGAAAGACAACGAGCTCAAAGAGAGCAATGGCGATGATGAGGACACGCAGAAAAGTAGTGACCACAAAGAGAAAAAAGGAAATTTCTTTCAATGgcaaaagaaggagaaaaaactCCGACACAAGGAGAAAGATGAGGAcggggagaaggagaaggagaatgAGGAAAATAGTGAACACAAAGAAAAGAGTAGAGAAAAGGACAAAAAATTGCGACGGAAGGATAAAAAAGGAGACAAATACAAGCAGTTGGAGCAAATGGAAGAGCGCCAATCCTTTGAAAATTAGATTCTTTGAGTTCCACTTTAGCATAATATTTGTGGCGGGGATATAGGAATATttttttgattatttatttattttttatttatttatttttttgggattgttcTTGACCAGTGTAATTTTGTATATATACATCAATACATACAAAAAGTAGAGAAGAATTCCCAATATTAAAAACTAcgattatgatttttttaatgaaatacaCTAAAGtcgaaattttaaaaagaaaaagaaaatagataaCAACAATGAAAATGACAAAGTAAATTTTCGAATTGAGGACAGAAAGTTTACAAACCTTaaacaattactactataaCTTTTACATATTAAAATCGTCCATAGTggattaaaattttcttttcgGCTATCCGAAATAGCTTAAAAACTTGGTTAGTTGAAAAGTatgcaaaatataaaataaaggcAATAGTTCAAACATAAGAACGTCGAAAATGAGATGTTATTCACTACTGAAAGCAGAAATTGGTGCCTATTCTTGCCGTATTAACAGTTACGCTCTGCTTGAGATGGGCTCAAGAAACAAACATCATATTCGATTGTCGTTGTCGTTGCCATTGCCATTGCCATTGCCATTGCCATTGCCATTGCCCGCTGCTTCTTCTTCTAACCAATTTTTTACAGCCAAGCAAATGCTCTTAGGTTGCTAATGtacaacaaaacaaaacaaaacaaaacattacAAGTTGAATTACATCATCGCAGATTAAACTTGTCGAACTTACAGCACTAGTAGCTGCGTGTGATACGAAGGTTAGAGAGATCATCCTTTTAGCGGCTTGTAGAGGACGACAGTCACATATTTGGACTGGAATCGGTGAGTCAGGCCAAGGGCAACCACAGACTGGGCTGATCGTTCTTTCTCCATGAAGAGGTGGTTCAGCACAACATGCTGCGGCCTTGAAGCACTACTGTCTTTGTTGGTTTCTGAGCTAAGAACACTCGATGACAGTTGAGGTGGAACCATCAACGGATCCTTTGCAAAGTCTTCGTCTCCTGGAAAATCCTGACCGTAACTTGACTCAGGTGATAGGGGAGCCTCGAATTCTGCCACACTATCAAGGTTTTCAGGAACATAGTCCTGTAGATTCCACAAGTACTTTATTGGTTAGTAAATCTTAATAAAAAAACTCCAGTGTGTTCAAACTCCAAATTTGGTATCAACTGATATTCATCTGCACAATCAATGTAACTTCTTTTCTGGGACATCATGAAATCAAATCTATGATGTAGATTTGTTCTCAGCTTCACGCTCCAAAAATGCTAAAGATGAAAAGATAGGATACATTTGTTGAAGGCAACGGTTTGGCTATTTAGTTGAGGAAAATAATTTTCTAACTATTGGGCATCCTGCAACCTAGGTGGGGTGAAATATGCCAAAGAAGGGGGGCTGAGTTCTATACTATTTTTAGAAAGAGGGCCTAAAAGGTTGAGTACTGTGATATACTTTTGAGATGTTAAGACTATTTTTGTAAAAACAATGAAGGTTGGGTCTCTATTAGCATTTTGGCCATTCAAAAACATACATCAAcagataaaaatgaaaacaactaGTATATCCCTAACCAATGTAAACATCAGCTGTCTAATATCTAGATCATAAACCAATATCAATAGTCTCTATAGAAAATAAAGTGGAAATGTGTGTTACGGTGTTCAGAGGAAGAGATCTCCTGGGGATTGAGAGGAAAATTTGCTTGCATGAGTAAATCTGCAAGAAGGAGCAGGATGGGATGGTGGCAATGGAAGAAATGGTAATGAGGAATTTGAGGAAGGCAATGCCTTAGCTTGAATAGGCATGGGAACTTAGAAAGGGTGGAACCAGGTtcgtcttgtttttcttttcttatatttctaTTGCATAACTCTAAATATATCTTTTATATGAGACATGACTACTTCACTCTCCTgctatcaattacatatttcactgacaaattttttttcttcttttttttttttcctgattTGAATTTTACTCATAATCATATATTCTCAAAATTCACAATTTTTAAAAACTAAGTATTACATTGATTTTTATGCTGCTTAAAGTATATCCTTCACTCTCCTAGAAGGGAAAATAATTAAGACAGTTACTaatctttgtttttcttttcttctttttcttcagtttatatataattatatactattaCAGAGTTTCGTCCTGTTGAAATAAATATCTAAGGACTTAAAAGGTATGGAAAAATTTCACCCCCATAACTTATGAATGGAATCCATAAAACTAGaaacaaaaaatcaattttataaaaacaatcCACATTTTCCTTCACACAGAAAGGGGAAAAAACTCTAAACCCTCAAGAGTCAAATACCAGGTCTTTGATTGAGATACATGCATTGGGTTAAGCATTTACTTACATTGACATCAAGAAGATTACAAACATGGCCGCTCTGATCTGTTTCAGTTGGAAGATCGGGGATATATCTCACTTCACCATCCACGATAAATCTGTAACGAAATATGCCCGATGGCAGCACCAAAAGAATAGAATGATCCTTGCCTGTTCTTTGGAGCATTTTCCTGCAGGTAGAATTTATATACAGTgtcaaaaagaaagaaaaataaaagaaaagaaaagcaaACAGCATAAGAGAATGAGTGCATATATTAAGTAAAAATATTGCTGGAATGAGTAGATTCACCTTGTCCTCCAGTTGTCCCATGAACCCTCCACAACCACGTTATTTCCGCCAAAACTCCAAGTTATTATAGTTGGTATACCTTGTTCAAGGGGGTGATCGAAAGCTCTTTGAGCTTCATTTTGCCTCAGTGGATTGAGTGACTGGCCATCATTTCTTTGCAAAGGAATTACAGGGGCCTGCCTAGGTATAGAAAAAATCAGATACATAACACACTATAAAATCATTAAAGATGTCTTCCTTAACAAAAAAGACACAACAGAAATTACATTTAAGGTGGTGATATAGTCTTAAATGCACTTGAGGAAACCACTGATTAATACATTTGGAAAAATAGTGCCAATATAGACAAACACCAGACAAGGGAAAATACGTACACAACCCTACTGCACTAGATCTaatagtagaataaaataatagtaataataatgataatattaatcAATTTTTACATACATCAAAATGAAGAATAAGGAGGAGACTGACAGACTGTATATATTGTAAGGCAGACAACAGAGGACCAAGACGAGTGCAAATAGGACTCAGCACTTGAACTACTCGAGGATTAGCACAATTTTGAAGCTTTTTCAAATTTCTTTCTCATAAGCATTGTATCCAAGTTAATAATATCGTTAGAAACAAACCTAGCTTGTGCTATACATCAAATTCACCTTCTTCTAACCACTAAAGTCTACACAAGCTTAGGGTCCTATGATCCTATCCCATATTGTCAATCAGATTCATGTCTACTTCCTCAAGTAAATTCTTAAATCATTTTCCAGCTTTGGAGATCTAAATGGAAAAATGTTAAAACAAATGTACCAACAAGGTACAAAGCCCTGTCAAAATCTGAATAATGGATCTAAAATTAAGAGATACAAAATTCTGAATGACCAATAAATGGTTCTGGCTTACTATTACTAGGTGTATTCCTTCTCAAGTTTACAATTTTGTTCCCCATATGTAGAGC
This portion of the Salvia splendens isolate huo1 chromosome 10, SspV2, whole genome shotgun sequence genome encodes:
- the LOC121751894 gene encoding SNF1-related protein kinase regulatory subunit beta-1-like isoform X1 codes for the protein MGNANGKEEGCENGGGDEVSDGSNHAPTIRVASSDLMVSSPPHDPHQSRAPLLFSSQAPVIPLQRNDGQSLNPLRQNEAQRAFDHPLEQGIPTIITWSFGGNNVVVEGSWDNWRTRKMLQRTGKDHSILLVLPSGIFRYRFIVDGEVRYIPDLPTETDQSGHVCNLLDVNDYVPENLDSVAEFEAPLSPESSYGQDFPGDEDFAKDPLMVPPQLSSSVLSSETNKDSSASRPQHVVLNHLFMEKERSAQSVVALGLTHRFQSKYVTVVLYKPLKG
- the LOC121751894 gene encoding SNF1-related protein kinase regulatory subunit beta-1-like isoform X2: MIPISLALLSCFRRRQAPVIPLQRNDGQSLNPLRQNEAQRAFDHPLEQGIPTIITWSFGGNNVVVEGSWDNWRTRKMLQRTGKDHSILLVLPSGIFRYRFIVDGEVRYIPDLPTETDQSGHVCNLLDVNDYVPENLDSVAEFEAPLSPESSYGQDFPGDEDFAKDPLMVPPQLSSSVLSSETNKDSSASRPQHVVLNHLFMEKERSAQSVVALGLTHRFQSKYVTVVLYKPLKG
- the LOC121752743 gene encoding DNA ligase 1-like, producing the protein MKEEKVKEIEKTMEMEMEMERERERERVRQMENEKEKALEMEMELKRRNSVGKEKKEKTREKKDKNLRHKEKDAEPKEGNDDEENDKEKEKEKEKEKEKKNSERKKLRDIFFLKEKKEKKLRQKEEDGERNDNEEEKEKDVEAKESNEDEENYMGKEKKISEHKKIKEMFFPKEKKEKKPRQKEDFEPKEHNDNEEEKEKDAEPKENNDDEENDMGKEKKNSEHKKIKERFFSKDKKEKKPRQKDEDVDAKERNGDEEENERCSTHKDKKESLFFRAKKEMKLRHKEKDNELKESNGDDEDTQKSSDHKEKKGNFFQWQKKEKKLRHKEKDEDGEKEKENEENSEHKEKSREKDKKLRRKDKKGDKYKQLEQMEERQSFEN